In Neisseria animalis, a single window of DNA contains:
- a CDS encoding TMEM165/GDT1 family protein, which translates to MEAFLSSTLGVAIAEIGDKTQLLALFLAARFSQKNAIVAGIFVATLLNHLFSAVLGVWLAQFVSPDTVKWIVGGSFIAVGLWLLLPDKDDNPDSRWLKYGAFTATVLLFFMAEIGDKTQIATVLLAAKYQSLFWVVCGSTLGLMLANVPVVYLGEMLMKKIPAKTVRIAACALFCALGVMTLAGGGISLH; encoded by the coding sequence ATAAAACCCAACTGCTCGCTTTGTTTCTTGCCGCACGTTTCTCCCAGAAAAATGCCATTGTTGCCGGTATTTTCGTGGCAACTTTGCTGAACCATCTGTTTTCTGCCGTACTGGGCGTATGGCTGGCACAATTTGTATCGCCCGATACCGTCAAATGGATTGTCGGCGGCAGTTTTATCGCAGTCGGTCTGTGGCTGCTGCTGCCGGACAAAGACGACAATCCTGACAGCCGTTGGCTGAAATACGGTGCGTTCACGGCAACGGTTTTGCTGTTTTTTATGGCGGAAATCGGCGATAAAACCCAAATCGCTACGGTTTTGCTGGCCGCAAAATACCAATCTCTGTTTTGGGTTGTCTGCGGCAGCACGCTGGGATTGATGCTGGCCAATGTGCCGGTTGTATATTTGGGTGAAATGCTGATGAAAAAAATTCCGGCAAAAACCGTACGCATCGCCGCTTGTGCGCTGTTTTGCGCTTTAGGTGTGATGACGCTTGCCGGCGGCGGTATTTCCCTGCACTAA